One genomic segment of Salinibacter grassmerensis includes these proteins:
- a CDS encoding enoyl-CoA hydratase/isomerase family protein: MPNLIQTSTDGLVRTLRLNRPDKRNALNAELVTALKNDLDAAEEDASLRAIVLTGAGSAFSAGADLSSLRAMREAGPTANQKDSRHLAELFRRIYQSSIPVIAKVNGHAIGGGCGLASVCDFAYVSEGARLGFSEVRIGFVPAIVMVFLRRKLGETQTRNLLLRGRLVDASRAAEMGLVTRVVSEDELDEAVGNLAHELARETSGSAVALTKQMLARVPGMGLDEALDYAVQMNAFARGTDDCQAGIEAFLNDEDPPWKQEAQG; the protein is encoded by the coding sequence ATGCCCAATCTCATCCAGACGTCGACCGACGGCCTTGTTCGTACCCTTCGTCTCAATCGCCCCGACAAGCGCAACGCCCTAAACGCCGAACTGGTGACGGCGCTGAAGAACGACCTGGACGCTGCGGAGGAGGACGCGTCCCTCCGCGCCATCGTGCTGACCGGGGCCGGTTCGGCCTTTTCCGCCGGGGCGGATCTGTCCTCGCTTCGGGCCATGCGCGAAGCGGGGCCGACGGCGAACCAGAAAGACTCCCGCCACCTCGCGGAGCTCTTCCGCCGGATTTACCAGTCTTCGATACCCGTTATTGCAAAGGTCAACGGCCACGCCATCGGGGGCGGGTGTGGGCTCGCGTCCGTCTGCGACTTTGCATACGTGTCGGAGGGGGCGAGGCTCGGGTTCTCGGAGGTGCGCATCGGGTTTGTGCCGGCCATCGTGATGGTGTTTCTGCGGCGGAAACTGGGGGAGACGCAGACTCGAAACCTGCTACTCCGGGGGCGTCTGGTGGACGCGTCCCGGGCCGCGGAGATGGGACTGGTCACCCGCGTCGTTTCGGAAGACGAGCTCGACGAGGCGGTGGGCAATCTGGCCCACGAACTTGCGCGGGAAACGAGCGGCTCGGCGGTGGCGCTCACGAAGCAGATGCTTGCGCGGGTGCCCGGAATGGGGCTCGACGAGGCGCTCGACTACGCGGTACAGATGAATGCCTTTGCCCGTGGCACGGACGACTGTCAGGCGGGCATCGAAGCCTTCCTCAACGATGAAGACCCCCCCTGGAAACAGGAAGCCCAGGGGTGA
- the fbp gene encoding class 1 fructose-bisphosphatase: protein MSYAPSDGPAPSGALESVMTLEQFILDRRGRFPQSTGAFSRLLRDVSVAAKIINHNIRRAGILDVMGESGTVNVQDEKQKKLDEIADRELERALRRGGECCLIGSEEQPETISLSPRGDFQERFAVFFDPLDGSSNTDVNASVGTIFSVYTLPEDVEQNDALDVALRPGAEQVAAGYVAYGSSTMFVFTTGNGVNGFTLDPGIGEFLLTHPNLQIPQERAMYSINEADIDDFSAELRSFLRWLKTKDPDTGQRVRARYIGSFVSDFHRNLLTGGLYMYPATEDHPKGKLRLMYEANPMAFLVEQAGGRASTGHQRILDLPPDDLHQRTPLFIGSAPLVKAAEAYLQGREAEVASRA, encoded by the coding sequence ATGTCGTACGCCCCGTCGGACGGCCCAGCCCCGTCTGGTGCCCTGGAATCGGTCATGACGCTTGAGCAGTTCATTCTCGACCGTCGTGGGCGCTTCCCGCAATCGACCGGCGCGTTTTCACGGCTCCTGCGCGACGTCAGCGTGGCGGCGAAGATTATCAACCACAACATTCGGCGGGCGGGCATTCTCGACGTCATGGGGGAGAGTGGGACCGTGAACGTGCAGGACGAGAAGCAGAAGAAACTCGACGAGATTGCCGATCGGGAGCTCGAACGTGCCCTGCGGCGGGGCGGGGAGTGCTGTCTGATCGGCTCGGAGGAGCAGCCGGAAACGATCTCCCTCTCGCCGCGGGGCGACTTCCAAGAGCGCTTCGCGGTGTTTTTCGATCCGCTCGACGGGTCGAGCAACACGGACGTCAATGCATCGGTGGGGACGATCTTCAGCGTCTACACCCTCCCCGAAGACGTTGAGCAGAACGATGCCCTCGATGTGGCCCTTCGACCGGGCGCGGAGCAGGTGGCGGCGGGGTACGTGGCCTACGGCTCGTCGACCATGTTTGTCTTCACGACCGGCAACGGCGTCAACGGCTTTACCCTGGATCCGGGCATTGGGGAGTTTCTGCTGACGCATCCGAACCTCCAGATCCCGCAGGAGCGGGCGATGTATTCGATCAACGAGGCCGATATTGATGACTTCTCGGCGGAGCTTCGCTCGTTTCTGCGGTGGCTCAAGACTAAGGACCCGGACACGGGGCAGCGCGTCCGTGCTCGCTACATCGGCTCCTTCGTGTCCGACTTCCACCGGAATTTGTTGACGGGGGGGTTGTACATGTACCCGGCCACAGAGGATCATCCGAAGGGAAAGCTGCGCCTGATGTACGAGGCCAATCCCATGGCCTTCCTCGTGGAGCAGGCTGGGGGGCGGGCGTCCACGGGCCACCAGCGCATTCTCGACCTTCCCCCCGATGACCTCCACCAGCGCACTCCATTGTTTATTGGCAGCGCACCGCTGGTGAAAGCGGCGGAAGCGTACCTGCAGGGCCGCGAGGCGGAGGTCGCGAGCAGGGCCTGA
- a CDS encoding NAD(P)H-dependent glycerol-3-phosphate dehydrogenase has protein sequence MSSITLFGAGSWGTAMSVHLASAGRDVVLWARRPEVAEEIRRTSHNPTYLPELLIPSSVYITTDLETAAEASDLWGMAMPSQQLRGRAEHLRRHVHPDVRLVALSKGIENETLLTMSQVLDDVFESVPSDQIGALYGPSHAEEVAEGRPTAVVAAAPDEAEAQYIQKVFMTERLRVYMNTDVLGVEIGGSAKNVLAIAAGIADGVSYGDNAKAALVTRGLAEIRRLGQALGADPQTFAGLAGIGDLVVTCMSQHSRNRYLGEQISTGKSLDEALNDMAMVAEGVRTTRSVYNLAKHHGVEMPITEAVHAILFDDKSPRKMVKRLMTRSAKHENWLPTTLEQ, from the coding sequence ATGTCCTCCATCACGCTGTTCGGTGCCGGGAGCTGGGGCACAGCCATGTCCGTACACTTGGCGTCGGCGGGACGTGACGTTGTCCTGTGGGCACGCCGTCCCGAGGTGGCCGAAGAAATTCGCCGCACCTCCCACAACCCGACGTACCTCCCCGAGTTGCTCATTCCGTCCTCCGTGTACATTACTACCGATCTGGAGACGGCCGCGGAGGCATCTGATCTGTGGGGCATGGCCATGCCGTCCCAGCAGCTCCGGGGGCGGGCCGAGCATCTCCGCCGGCACGTGCACCCGGACGTTCGGCTCGTGGCCCTGTCGAAGGGCATCGAGAACGAGACGCTGCTCACCATGTCCCAGGTCCTCGACGATGTCTTCGAGTCGGTGCCGTCGGATCAGATCGGGGCGCTGTACGGCCCCAGCCACGCCGAGGAGGTAGCCGAGGGGCGCCCCACGGCCGTCGTGGCGGCGGCCCCCGACGAGGCGGAGGCCCAGTACATCCAGAAAGTGTTCATGACTGAGCGCCTGCGCGTGTACATGAACACGGACGTGCTCGGGGTCGAAATTGGGGGCTCTGCCAAGAATGTCCTCGCCATCGCCGCGGGGATTGCCGACGGGGTGAGCTATGGGGACAACGCCAAAGCTGCACTGGTCACGCGCGGCCTGGCCGAGATTCGACGTCTGGGACAGGCCCTCGGGGCCGATCCGCAAACCTTCGCGGGCCTGGCGGGCATCGGCGATCTCGTCGTGACCTGCATGAGCCAGCACAGCCGCAACCGGTATCTGGGGGAGCAGATCAGTACGGGGAAGAGCCTCGACGAGGCCCTCAACGACATGGCGATGGTTGCGGAAGGGGTGCGGACGACGCGCTCCGTCTACAACCTGGCGAAGCACCACGGGGTGGAGATGCCCATCACAGAGGCCGTTCACGCCATTCTATTCGACGACAAGAGCCCCCGGAAGATGGTAAAACGCCTCATGACCCGTTCGGCCAAGCACGAAAACTGGCTTCCGACCACCCTGGAGCAGTAG
- a CDS encoding helix-turn-helix transcriptional regulator yields MSRSFRPTPYGEASESLVNYRLGVGGDEARLSFYVVEEPARDVSFRAPHLTYYGLVNGTAKVDVEGEEELAVQAGESLVVPPLQTITVDFPAADEVPTRYVVLRVDRSQVRSILDRVASDVPSGATVQGGSGDERAYFHVEGNEGIARVLEMVAYLFREDPPNRDRLIDLNAMELLIQMLQTPSRPLLVGELPRNTSAGGLAAAVQYIQDNLDRHISIDELVEEACMSKSSFYRHFSDEFDMSPLEYITRERVVRARELLADSDNTVTNVSHALGFSSTSHFIDMFKEHEGVTPKQYQMDLLD; encoded by the coding sequence ATGTCCCGATCTTTTCGGCCAACTCCGTATGGGGAGGCGTCCGAATCCCTTGTCAACTATCGATTGGGCGTGGGCGGTGATGAGGCACGACTCTCCTTTTATGTCGTGGAGGAGCCGGCTCGCGACGTGTCCTTCCGAGCCCCACACCTTACATATTATGGACTGGTCAACGGGACGGCAAAGGTAGACGTGGAAGGGGAGGAGGAATTGGCCGTCCAGGCGGGCGAGTCGCTGGTCGTGCCTCCGCTTCAGACAATCACGGTCGACTTTCCTGCGGCCGACGAGGTTCCGACCCGGTACGTGGTGCTGCGGGTCGATCGGTCGCAGGTCCGCTCCATTCTCGATCGCGTCGCGAGTGATGTGCCGTCGGGTGCCACGGTTCAGGGAGGGTCTGGGGACGAGCGCGCCTATTTCCACGTGGAGGGAAACGAGGGAATTGCCCGTGTGCTTGAAATGGTCGCGTACTTATTCCGGGAAGACCCGCCCAACCGCGACCGCCTGATCGACCTGAACGCGATGGAGCTGCTCATTCAGATGCTCCAGACCCCTTCGCGTCCTCTTCTCGTCGGGGAGCTTCCCCGAAATACGTCTGCCGGCGGATTGGCCGCGGCCGTGCAGTACATTCAGGACAACCTCGACCGGCACATCTCGATTGATGAGCTGGTGGAGGAAGCCTGCATGAGCAAGTCCAGTTTCTACCGGCACTTCAGCGACGAATTCGACATGTCCCCGCTGGAGTACATCACGCGGGAGCGGGTCGTTCGGGCGCGAGAATTGCTGGCGGATTCGGACAACACCGTGACCAATGTGAGTCACGCCCTGGGCTTTAGTAGCACCAGCCACTTCATCGACATGTTTAAAGAGCATGAGGGCGTAACCCCCAAGCAGTATCAGATGGACCTCTTGGATTAA
- the glpK gene encoding glycerol kinase GlpK, which yields MQYILALDQGTTSSRSILFDAQGQVQTVAQKEFEQHYPKPGWVEHDANEIWSTQMGTASEAMTRANVEAEDLAAIGITNQRETTIVWDRATGAPIHNAIVWQDRRTSGLCDRLKDRGHLDLIQEKTGLIIDAYFSGTKIKWLLDNVDGARERAENSELAFGTVDSWLVWRMTNGKHHVTDATNASRTLLYNIHEGEWDPELLDILDIPRSMLPEVRDSSEVYGTTRSGPFDDEVPIAGIAGDQQAALFGQMCTTPGLGKNTYGTGAFLLQNTGETAVTSEHNLLTTIAYQIDGTTYYALEGSIFVAGAVVQWLRDELKIIREAAEVERLARTVDDNGGVYFVPAFTGLGAPYWDQYARGTISGLTRGANRGHLARAAVESMAYQVADVIDAMEADSGIETTELGADGGAAANDLLLQFQSDILDIPVVRPKILETTALGAAYLAGLAVGYWDSQSEIQDQWELDQMFTPSMPQDRVETLRTGWSKALDRARAWESPDSSEAPTHAPDVSTNDTSNAPAPEETPAAS from the coding sequence ATGCAGTACATACTCGCGCTTGATCAGGGGACGACGAGTTCGCGGTCCATTCTTTTCGACGCACAGGGGCAGGTACAAACCGTTGCCCAGAAGGAGTTTGAGCAGCACTACCCGAAGCCTGGATGGGTGGAGCACGACGCGAATGAAATCTGGTCCACCCAGATGGGGACCGCCTCAGAAGCCATGACCCGGGCAAACGTTGAGGCCGAGGACCTGGCGGCCATCGGAATCACCAACCAGCGCGAGACAACCATCGTGTGGGATCGGGCCACCGGCGCCCCAATCCACAACGCCATCGTCTGGCAGGACCGGCGCACCTCGGGGCTCTGCGACCGGCTCAAAGATCGAGGGCACCTGGATCTCATTCAGGAGAAGACGGGCCTCATCATTGATGCATATTTTTCCGGGACGAAGATCAAGTGGCTGCTGGACAATGTGGATGGAGCCCGTGAGCGCGCGGAAAACAGCGAGTTGGCGTTCGGCACGGTCGATAGCTGGCTCGTCTGGCGCATGACGAACGGCAAGCATCACGTCACCGACGCCACCAACGCTTCGCGAACCCTTCTCTACAACATCCACGAGGGGGAATGGGACCCCGAGCTCCTCGACATTCTCGACATCCCCCGGTCTATGCTTCCCGAGGTGCGGGACAGCAGCGAGGTATACGGCACGACCCGGAGCGGCCCGTTCGACGATGAGGTGCCCATTGCGGGCATCGCGGGGGACCAGCAGGCCGCACTGTTCGGCCAGATGTGCACCACGCCGGGCCTCGGTAAGAACACATACGGCACGGGGGCCTTCCTCCTCCAGAACACCGGCGAGACGGCGGTGACCTCCGAGCACAACCTGCTCACCACGATCGCCTACCAGATCGACGGCACGACGTACTACGCACTGGAGGGCTCCATCTTTGTCGCTGGGGCGGTGGTGCAGTGGCTCCGCGACGAGCTCAAGATCATCCGCGAGGCCGCGGAGGTCGAGCGCCTCGCCCGCACCGTGGACGACAACGGCGGTGTCTATTTTGTGCCGGCCTTCACGGGCCTCGGCGCCCCCTACTGGGACCAGTATGCCCGCGGCACAATCAGCGGGCTAACCCGCGGGGCGAACCGCGGTCACCTCGCCCGGGCCGCCGTTGAGAGCATGGCCTACCAGGTGGCCGACGTGATCGACGCGATGGAGGCCGACTCCGGCATCGAGACGACGGAGTTGGGGGCCGACGGGGGGGCGGCGGCCAACGACCTCCTTCTGCAGTTCCAGTCCGACATTCTCGACATCCCCGTGGTGCGCCCCAAAATCCTGGAGACCACCGCCCTGGGGGCGGCCTACCTCGCAGGCCTTGCCGTCGGCTACTGGGACAGCCAATCCGAGATTCAGGACCAGTGGGAGCTGGATCAGATGTTTACCCCTTCGATGCCGCAGGATCGCGTCGAAACGCTGCGAACCGGCTGGTCGAAGGCCCTGGACCGTGCTCGGGCCTGGGAGTCCCCCGACTCGAGCGAAGCCCCCACTCACGCCCCCGACGTCTCGACCAACGATACTTCGAACGCCCCCGCACCCGAGGAAACCCCGGCTGCATCGTAG
- a CDS encoding ABC transporter ATP-binding protein translates to MGIRVENLHKSFGTEQVLNGITLDIPDRSFFSVVAPTGAGKTTLLRIMAGIESADAGTVHYDGEEMTDVAVQDRSVGMVYQEFINYPSLTVRENLASPLQVSDENYSAEEIDRRVQETAEMLKIDHILNNLPEEVSGGEAQRTAISRALIKEPDYLFMDEPLANLDYKLREQLRSDFERLFSEQDTTVIYATPQAGDALAMSTHIGFLHDGTIIQKALRDEIYYRPRYLPVAEYLGEPPMNIVPVTLVQEPTSTDRYFEVDDDTRIPATGFDSLSPGETYHLGFRPQDMTLTENGAEASVAPTLSFVETVGSTSTLHMDFQGREIYALHPNPLHLETGASIPFALDPEKFYVYDPEAGDLIAAGDKIPSFS, encoded by the coding sequence ATGGGCATTCGTGTCGAAAACCTCCACAAGTCGTTCGGGACCGAGCAGGTGCTGAACGGGATCACCCTGGACATTCCCGACCGGAGTTTCTTCAGTGTGGTGGCCCCAACGGGCGCCGGCAAGACCACCCTGCTCCGCATCATGGCCGGGATCGAGTCCGCCGACGCGGGCACGGTCCACTACGACGGCGAGGAGATGACCGACGTGGCCGTCCAGGACCGAAGCGTCGGGATGGTCTACCAGGAGTTTATCAACTACCCCTCCCTCACCGTTCGCGAAAACCTCGCGTCCCCCCTCCAGGTGAGCGACGAGAACTACTCGGCGGAAGAGATCGACCGGCGCGTGCAGGAGACCGCCGAGATGCTGAAGATCGACCACATTCTCAACAACCTGCCGGAAGAGGTCAGTGGCGGCGAGGCCCAGCGAACGGCCATTTCCCGGGCCCTCATCAAGGAGCCCGACTACCTCTTCATGGACGAGCCGCTGGCCAACCTCGACTACAAACTGCGCGAGCAGCTGCGCAGTGACTTCGAGCGCCTATTCTCCGAGCAGGACACGACGGTGATCTACGCGACCCCGCAGGCCGGGGACGCGCTCGCGATGTCGACGCACATCGGCTTTCTCCACGACGGCACCATTATCCAGAAGGCGCTGCGCGACGAGATCTACTACCGGCCGCGCTACCTGCCGGTGGCCGAGTACTTGGGCGAGCCCCCCATGAACATCGTGCCGGTCACGCTCGTCCAGGAGCCGACCTCCACCGACCGCTACTTCGAGGTGGACGACGACACGCGCATCCCCGCCACAGGCTTCGACTCCCTCTCCCCTGGCGAAACCTACCACCTCGGCTTCCGCCCACAGGACATGACCCTCACGGAAAACGGGGCCGAGGCGTCCGTCGCCCCGACCCTCTCGTTCGTAGAGACGGTCGGGTCCACCAGCACCCTGCACATGGACTTTCAGGGCCGGGAGATCTACGCGCTGCACCCCAACCCGCTGCACCTGGAGACCGGGGCGTCGATTCCGTTTGCGCTCGACCCCGAGAAATTCTACGTCTACGACCCCGAGGCGGGCGACCTGATCGCCGCGGGCGACAAAATTCCCTCCTTCTCATAA
- a CDS encoding ABC transporter ATP-binding protein translates to MAEIEVRDIRHVYDAGTADETVAVDHVDLTLQDGTANALLGPSGCGKTTLLQIISGLLQPTEGQVLIDGEDVTEKPPAERDIAQVFQFPVIYDSMDVYGNLAFPLRNGGTPENEIEERIQKIADLLELNDILHSSPSNLGPELNQLVALGRGIIRADTSAILFDEPMTDVEPARKLTIRRRVKEAQQEFEITALYVTHDQHEALTFAEQVAIMQDGRLVQYDSGEALYQNPVNTFIGHFIGSPGMNLLECGLTEADAAPHAQIGPHTISVSEGIHDEIDLSWKDCQIGIRPSSVTVQVADPKEDTHYIPATVDQVEMVGGYQILTTRLDDTDVEVKARVAHDFMIEEGASIWLSFPPDAVQFFHEKQAVHAQ, encoded by the coding sequence ATGGCTGAGATCGAAGTTCGTGACATACGACACGTCTACGATGCGGGCACCGCGGACGAGACGGTGGCCGTCGACCACGTAGACCTGACGCTGCAGGACGGCACCGCCAATGCGCTACTGGGGCCCTCGGGGTGTGGAAAAACCACCCTCCTCCAGATCATCTCCGGGCTGCTCCAGCCCACCGAAGGGCAGGTGCTCATCGACGGCGAGGACGTGACCGAGAAGCCCCCGGCCGAGCGCGACATCGCGCAGGTCTTCCAGTTTCCGGTCATCTACGACTCGATGGACGTCTACGGCAACCTCGCGTTTCCCCTCCGAAACGGAGGCACGCCGGAGAACGAGATCGAGGAACGCATCCAGAAGATCGCCGACCTGCTGGAGCTCAACGACATTCTGCACAGCAGCCCCTCGAACCTCGGCCCCGAACTGAACCAGCTGGTGGCCCTGGGCCGCGGCATCATCCGCGCGGACACCTCCGCCATTCTCTTCGACGAGCCGATGACGGACGTCGAGCCCGCCCGGAAGCTGACCATCCGCCGGCGCGTGAAGGAGGCCCAGCAGGAGTTCGAAATCACGGCGCTCTACGTGACCCACGACCAGCACGAAGCACTTACGTTTGCTGAGCAGGTGGCCATCATGCAGGACGGGCGCCTCGTGCAATACGACAGCGGCGAAGCCCTCTACCAGAACCCGGTCAACACCTTCATCGGCCACTTCATCGGGAGTCCCGGCATGAACCTGCTCGAGTGCGGCCTAACGGAAGCCGACGCGGCGCCGCACGCACAAATCGGGCCCCACACAATTTCGGTCTCCGAGGGCATCCACGACGAAATCGATCTGAGCTGGAAGGATTGCCAGATCGGAATCCGCCCCAGCTCCGTGACCGTCCAGGTGGCCGACCCGAAAGAAGACACGCACTACATTCCCGCGACGGTCGATCAGGTGGAAATGGTCGGCGGCTACCAGATTCTGACGACCCGCCTCGACGACACCGACGTGGAGGTGAAGGCCCGCGTGGCCCACGACTTCATGATCGAAGAGGGCGCCTCGATCTGGCTCAGTTTCCCCCCCGACGCGGTGCAGTTTTTCCACGAGAAACAGGCCGTGCACGCCCAGTAG
- a CDS encoding carbohydrate ABC transporter permease produces MKQRPWLFLLPALLLVSISAFIPLITVINYSQLTLLPGTEPYFAGLENFVAVLEDEAFRGALRRQIIFSFLVLITEIPLGLGLALCMPKEGPGVGLSLVLLGIPLLIPWNVVGIIWRVFTRSDIGVLPAAFDGLGYSYNLSSSTLDAWWTVLAMDIWHWTPLVVLICYAGIQAIPEEYYMAAKIDRASPWKTFRYVTLPNLRGVLIIAVLLRLMDSFKIYAEPFVLTGGGPGSSTTFLSTYTSRMAIGGFQMGRGAATSLIYFFIVILISFVIYIVMLNLGQGAGGDQ; encoded by the coding sequence ATGAAACAACGTCCCTGGCTCTTTCTGCTGCCGGCACTGCTCCTGGTTTCGATCAGTGCCTTTATCCCGCTCATCACAGTCATCAACTATTCCCAGTTGACCCTGCTTCCGGGCACCGAGCCCTACTTTGCGGGTCTCGAGAACTTCGTTGCGGTCCTGGAGGACGAGGCGTTTCGCGGCGCACTGCGACGCCAGATCATCTTCAGCTTCCTCGTGCTCATCACCGAGATTCCGCTTGGTCTGGGGCTGGCCCTCTGCATGCCCAAGGAGGGCCCAGGGGTCGGCCTCAGCCTCGTGCTTCTAGGCATTCCGCTGCTGATTCCATGGAACGTCGTCGGGATCATCTGGCGCGTGTTCACCCGGTCGGACATCGGGGTGCTCCCCGCCGCCTTCGACGGGCTCGGGTACTCATACAACCTCAGTAGCTCCACGCTTGATGCCTGGTGGACCGTCTTGGCCATGGACATCTGGCACTGGACCCCCCTGGTGGTCCTCATCTGCTACGCCGGCATTCAGGCCATCCCCGAAGAGTACTACATGGCCGCCAAGATCGACCGGGCGTCCCCCTGGAAGACGTTTCGGTACGTCACGCTGCCAAACCTACGGGGGGTCCTCATCATCGCTGTGCTGCTGCGGCTGATGGACTCGTTCAAGATTTACGCCGAACCGTTCGTGCTTACGGGCGGCGGGCCCGGAAGCTCTACAACGTTCTTAAGCACGTACACGTCACGAATGGCCATCGGAGGATTTCAGATGGGAAGAGGCGCGGCAACGTCGCTGATCTACTTCTTCATCGTAATCCTTATCTCCTTCGTGATTTACATCGTCATGCTTAACCTCGGACAAGGTGCAGGTGGTGACCAATGA
- a CDS encoding carbohydrate ABC transporter permease, protein MNKKYYLILFLVFIMIPIYWMVNMSFKPNSEILSRLTLYPHEFTLANYEEILTSEFWRAGYINSIVMASMNVVFVTITALPAAYAFSRWDFRGDKHLFFWFLTNRMAPPAAFMVPFFILYSNLNLIDTYWAVALAHCLFNLPLAIWILEGFMSGIPKEIDEMAFIDGHSFTSFCWNIFLPLIKPGIAVTAFLTFMFSWVELLLARTLTNEAAQPITVTLTRSLGAGGWDWGVLAAAGVIAMIPGAIIVYLVRDLLATGFSMGRV, encoded by the coding sequence ATGAATAAAAAGTATTATCTCATCCTGTTTTTGGTATTCATCATGATACCAATTTACTGGATGGTCAACATGTCGTTTAAGCCAAACTCCGAAATCCTGAGTCGGCTGACGCTTTACCCCCACGAATTCACCCTTGCGAACTACGAGGAGATCCTCACCTCGGAGTTCTGGCGGGCTGGGTACATCAACTCCATCGTCATGGCCTCCATGAACGTGGTGTTCGTGACCATCACGGCCCTTCCCGCCGCCTACGCCTTTTCGCGCTGGGACTTTCGGGGCGACAAGCACCTGTTTTTCTGGTTCTTGACGAACCGAATGGCCCCGCCGGCGGCCTTCATGGTGCCGTTCTTTATCCTCTACTCGAACCTGAACCTGATCGACACCTACTGGGCGGTCGCGCTGGCACACTGCCTGTTCAACCTGCCGCTGGCCATCTGGATTCTGGAAGGGTTCATGTCCGGCATCCCGAAGGAGATCGACGAGATGGCCTTCATCGATGGGCACAGCTTCACCAGCTTCTGCTGGAATATCTTCCTTCCGTTGATCAAACCCGGCATCGCCGTGACGGCGTTTCTGACGTTCATGTTCTCCTGGGTCGAGCTGCTCCTCGCCCGCACCCTCACAAACGAGGCCGCACAGCCGATTACGGTCACCCTGACCCGGAGCCTCGGCGCTGGTGGCTGGGACTGGGGCGTACTGGCCGCGGCGGGCGTCATCGCCATGATTCCCGGGGCCATCATCGTGTACCTTGTCCGTGACCTTTTGGCGACGGGCTTCTCCATGGGCCGCGTGTAG
- a CDS encoding DUF2160 domain-containing protein — MLSLPPDWMNWTSPTLLFLGSIILLLTTLTIWDMKKPGWARQGLLPIATTRGDRFFMGLLMTGGIFCLWLYFVGPTAVWAVLLLGILSIIGTISFF; from the coding sequence ATGCTCTCTCTTCCTCCCGACTGGATGAACTGGACGTCCCCGACGCTCCTCTTCCTCGGGTCCATCATTCTACTGCTCACCACCCTGACGATTTGGGACATGAAGAAGCCTGGATGGGCGCGCCAGGGCCTCCTCCCCATTGCGACCACCCGGGGAGACCGCTTCTTCATGGGCCTGCTGATGACAGGGGGAATCTTCTGCCTGTGGCTGTATTTTGTCGGGCCGACGGCCGTGTGGGCGGTGCTCCTTCTGGGCATCCTCTCCATCATCGGCACCATTAGCTTTTTCTAG